The Kiritimatiellia bacterium region GATGGCCAAGGCGTTTTTCTGATTGTGGGAGGATATATTGAAGCGCGCGCAGTTCGCGCCGGTTGAAAACACAGCCGCCGCAGTGAATAATGAGCCAATACGGGCTTAAATCTTCCGGACAATCGCTCCTTATAAATGTTGAAATAATTTTTTTGCCCGGCTAAGATGGACGCAATTAAGGAGCGAAGCTCCGTCATGGCCATTATATCATCCAACTTCCGCCATGCATCGTCCCGCGGCGCAAAGGCCGGACTGCATATCCTGGTTTTTAATTGCGGCAGTTCATCTCTCTCCTACAAGATTTTCCGGACGGACAAGCGCGGCAAGCCGGAAATATTTATTTCCGGCAAGGCCCACCGGGTTGGCGTAAAAGGCAGCAAGCCGTCCTTTATCGTTTATAATTTTAAAGGGAAGACCTTGAAAGACGTCATTCCCCTCCGGACCCACCAGGAAGCGGCGCGGCTGGTTTTTGATTATATCCGGAAAAACAATATAAAAATAGACCTGATCGGGAACAGGTTTGTGCATGGCGGAATTCTTTTTGACAAGTCCGCTTTTATAGACGCGGATAATCTGAAAAAGCTGCAGTCTTGCCTGCCGCTGGCCCCGATTCATAATCCCATCGCGATGAGCGTGATACGGACATCGCAAAGCATTCTGCCGGAAGTGAGACAATACGCGGCGTTTGACTCGGCCTTCCATGCCGCGCTGCCGCCGGTGGCCTATACTTATCCGCTGCCCGGCAGAGTGGTCAAAAAATTTGCCTTTCGCAAATACGGTTTTCACGGACTTTCCTATCTGGATGTGACGGGCAAGACGGCGGCTCATTTGAAAATTCCGGCCGATAAATTGAAGATGATAATCTGCCATCTCGGGACCGGAGGCTCAAGCATCGCGGCGATAAGGCGCGGCCGTTCCATAGATACATCCATGGGGTATTCGCCGCTGACCGGCCTTGTCATGAGCACGCGCTGCGGCGACATAGACCCTATGCTTGCGATTTATCTTATGACAACCTACGGGTACCGCCCCGATTATCTGCTGGACATGCTTGAGAAAAGAAGCGGCCTTATCGGCCTTTCCGGCTTTTCCAGCGACTTGCGCGACATTATTGAGAAAAAGGATAAAAAGCAGGCCAAGCGCGCCTTTGGGATGTATATTCACAGATTGAAGGAATATTTGGGGAGTTACGTCGCGGTCCTTGGCGGCC contains the following coding sequences:
- a CDS encoding acetate/propionate family kinase; this encodes MAIISSNFRHASSRGAKAGLHILVFNCGSSSLSYKIFRTDKRGKPEIFISGKAHRVGVKGSKPSFIVYNFKGKTLKDVIPLRTHQEAARLVFDYIRKNNIKIDLIGNRFVHGGILFDKSAFIDADNLKKLQSCLPLAPIHNPIAMSVIRTSQSILPEVRQYAAFDSAFHAALPPVAYTYPLPGRVVKKFAFRKYGFHGLSYLDVTGKTAAHLKIPADKLKMIICHLGTGGSSIAAIRRGRSIDTSMGYSPLTGLVMSTRCGDIDPMLAIYLMTTYGYRPDYLLDMLEKRSGLIGLSGFSSDLRDIIEKKDKKQAKRAFGMYIHRLKEYLGSYVAVLGGLDALVFTDDIGVQNWLVREKVCENMGWSGIVLDKDKNRAARSDQIVELHAARSALSILSVPNDEERIICLEGLKLLERNL